From one Flavobacteriales bacterium genomic stretch:
- the ric gene encoding iron-sulfur cluster repair di-iron protein gives MPTSDLTQRTIGSIVADDYRTAAVFSAQGIDFCCKGGRSLEEACRAKGLDQKVLESEIRQAINRDHGKGDEVKHWPLARLIEHIERVHHRYVESRIATILQFLDKLCRVHGERHPELFAIQREFTECAGAMAAHMKKEELILLPFINQLEKAQLHGTQPPMPGFGTVDNPIAMMEQEHHAEGERFGRISELSNGYQNPPDGCATYSAAMAMLMEFEEDLHRHIHLENNILFPRAQTLEREMRTA, from the coding sequence ATGCCGACATCAGACCTCACCCAACGGACCATTGGTTCCATCGTAGCCGACGACTACCGCACAGCAGCGGTCTTCAGCGCCCAAGGCATCGATTTCTGCTGCAAAGGCGGCCGCTCACTTGAAGAAGCCTGCCGGGCGAAAGGCCTGGACCAGAAGGTCCTTGAATCGGAGATTCGCCAAGCCATCAATCGTGACCATGGGAAAGGCGACGAAGTGAAGCATTGGCCGTTGGCCCGCTTGATCGAGCACATCGAGCGCGTGCACCACCGTTACGTCGAGAGTCGCATCGCCACGATCCTTCAGTTCCTCGACAAGCTGTGCAGGGTGCATGGCGAGCGCCACCCCGAGCTATTCGCCATACAGCGCGAATTCACCGAATGCGCTGGAGCCATGGCCGCCCACATGAAGAAGGAAGAACTCATACTCCTTCCCTTCATCAACCAACTAGAGAAGGCGCAGCTCCACGGAACCCAGCCACCTATGCCCGGCTTCGGTACAGTTGACAACCCCATCGCTATGATGGAGCAAGAGCACCACGCCGAAGGCGAGCGCTTCGGCCGCATCTCGGAGTTGAGCAACGGGTACCAGAACCCACCCGACGGCTGCGCGACCTATTCCGCCGCGATGGCGATGCTCATGGAATTCGAGGAGGACCTGCACCGGCACATCCACTTGGAGAACAACATCCTGTTCCCGAGGGCGCAGACCCTTGAGCGGGAAATGCGCACGGCCTGA
- a CDS encoding cytochrome c, with protein sequence MKRALLVLVSLTALAMAQPGEPWKAPPEADHLKDPMATNAKAAAIGGKVFQSLCWTCHGMQGHGDGPNAAVLKVRPADLGSAVVQGQSNGALYWKITHGRGEMASYEQVLSREDRWALAHYIRTLARS encoded by the coding sequence ATGAAACGCGCACTCTTGGTCCTCGTCTCATTGACCGCGTTGGCGATGGCGCAGCCAGGGGAACCGTGGAAGGCGCCACCTGAGGCCGATCATTTGAAGGATCCGATGGCGACGAATGCGAAGGCTGCCGCGATTGGAGGCAAGGTCTTCCAATCGCTCTGCTGGACCTGTCATGGCATGCAAGGTCATGGCGATGGCCCAAATGCAGCGGTGCTGAAGGTGAGGCCCGCCGATTTGGGCTCCGCTGTGGTGCAGGGGCAGAGCAACGGGGCGCTCTATTGGAAGATCACTCACGGTCGCGGCGAGATGGCCTCATACGAGCAGGTGCTGAGCCGCGAGGACCGCTGGGCGCTTGCGCATTACATCCGAACACTCGCACGGTCATGA